In Candidatus Contubernalis alkalaceticus, the following proteins share a genomic window:
- a CDS encoding ABC transporter ATP-binding protein, translating to MNSIEVSSLSKNYGTLKAVDNVNLSIKQGDIFGMLGPNGAGKTTTVEILVGLRRPDSGSINILGLNPTTQKEQLHQKIGVQLQTPSLFPRLTVRESLLLNSSFYPDPFPVDQILEWIGLKDKEKSLTHKLSGGQLQRLAVGTAIIGQGDIIFLDEPTTGLDPQARRSLWDVITKLKKLDKTIFLTTHYMEEAQRLCDHVAIIDHGSIIALDSPNNLIKLHFQEQAVELSITDSVDANNYSSIPGVNRVQASTDKITLYSSKVEDTIRHLINQETAGGPALTNLSIRKASLEDVFLKLTGRSIRE from the coding sequence TTGAACAGTATCGAAGTATCCTCACTGAGCAAAAACTATGGAACTCTTAAAGCCGTAGACAATGTGAACCTTTCCATCAAACAGGGAGACATTTTCGGCATGCTGGGGCCTAATGGCGCAGGCAAAACCACCACGGTGGAAATCCTTGTGGGATTAAGACGCCCCGACAGCGGCAGCATTAACATTCTGGGCCTAAACCCTACCACACAAAAAGAACAACTGCACCAAAAAATTGGCGTTCAACTGCAAACGCCCTCTCTGTTTCCCCGTTTAACAGTTCGGGAAAGCTTACTGTTAAACAGCAGTTTCTATCCAGATCCCTTCCCTGTGGACCAGATATTGGAGTGGATTGGATTGAAGGATAAAGAAAAATCCCTGACCCATAAATTATCCGGGGGACAGCTCCAGCGGCTTGCGGTGGGTACGGCCATCATTGGGCAGGGGGATATTATATTTTTGGATGAACCTACCACCGGCCTTGACCCCCAGGCAAGACGAAGTTTATGGGATGTAATTACGAAGTTAAAAAAATTAGACAAAACGATTTTTTTGACCACTCATTACATGGAAGAAGCGCAGCGGCTTTGTGACCATGTAGCCATCATTGATCATGGTTCAATTATAGCCCTGGATTCTCCCAATAACCTGATAAAACTACATTTTCAGGAACAGGCAGTAGAGCTTTCTATTACAGATTCTGTGGATGCTAATAACTATTCTTCTATCCCCGGAGTCAACCGGGTACAAGCTTCAACCGATAAAATCACCCTGTATTCCAGTAAAGTAGAGGATACAATTCGTCATCTCATTAACCAGGAAACAGCCGGTGGGCCGGCCCTGACCAATTTATCCATCCGTAAGGCCAGTCTTGAAGATGTATTTTTAAAACTCACAGGAAGGAGCATTCGGGAATGA
- a CDS encoding ABC transporter permease encodes MKIFGHLFIATLKDMVRDKMTIFWFLLFPVLFIILFGFIFSGDTQNIDINLGVVVEQDSVLTEAFVENLNQAPALTLYQGTLDDELEALENGERSIVLVLPEEISSLSPMAEGIIIPVYYDASQQTTNHIMLSVIREIFDESERQIQQRPRLFSIDAQPVQTEPLKDIDFLLPGIIAMALMQLGLFGSLRLVSLREKKILKSLGATPLPRTHLVLSEVAVRLLMAVVQTVLIILIGHLVFGVTIIGSWWKVLGVILLGAATFVSLGYMLVSFSKTEESGMGIIQVVQFPMMFLSGIFFPLNFLPEFLEPVVKAIPLSYLGDLLRNVMVGIPSEFGLTTNLLVLCGWLFISLSAAIRFWRWE; translated from the coding sequence ATGAAAATATTCGGTCATTTATTTATCGCAACATTAAAGGACATGGTAAGGGACAAGATGACTATTTTTTGGTTCCTGCTTTTCCCGGTATTGTTTATTATATTATTTGGTTTTATTTTTTCCGGGGACACCCAAAATATTGATATTAATCTTGGGGTTGTAGTGGAGCAAGACAGTGTCTTAACAGAAGCCTTCGTTGAAAATCTCAATCAAGCCCCTGCCCTTACCCTCTACCAGGGTACTTTGGATGATGAACTGGAAGCACTGGAAAATGGGGAACGGTCTATCGTTCTGGTACTGCCTGAAGAAATTTCCTCTCTCAGCCCCATGGCTGAGGGTATTATCATACCTGTATACTATGATGCCTCCCAGCAGACTACAAATCATATTATGCTCTCGGTAATTCGAGAAATCTTCGATGAAAGCGAACGCCAGATACAACAGCGGCCCCGCCTTTTCAGCATTGATGCCCAACCGGTCCAGACGGAACCTTTGAAAGATATTGATTTTTTACTGCCTGGAATAATAGCCATGGCTCTAATGCAGCTGGGCCTTTTCGGTTCCCTGCGATTGGTTTCACTTCGTGAAAAGAAAATTCTCAAGTCTCTGGGAGCAACTCCCCTGCCCCGCACCCACCTGGTGTTAAGTGAAGTAGCCGTTCGCCTGCTTATGGCAGTGGTCCAGACGGTTTTAATCATACTTATTGGCCACCTGGTTTTTGGAGTCACCATAATTGGCAGCTGGTGGAAGGTTCTGGGAGTTATCCTATTGGGTGCGGCAACTTTCGTCAGCCTGGGTTATATGCTGGTTTCATTCTCCAAAACAGAGGAAAGCGGTATGGGAATTATTCAGGTAGTCCAATTTCCCATGATGTTTTTATCGGGAATCTTCTTCCCTCTCAATTTCCTGCCGGAATTTTTAGAACCTGTTGTCAAAGCGATACCCCTATCTTACCTGGGGGATTTGCTGCGAAATGTAATGGTGGGGATACCCTCTGAATTTGGCCTCACCACCAACCTCCTGGTGCTTTGTGGTTGGCTTTTCATAAGCTTGTCTGCTGCCATTCGATTCTGGCGCTGGGAGTAA
- a CDS encoding flavodoxin family protein: MKSMIVYSSKTGNTKKVAEAIFDVMPMGTDIFAVEDAPLPDGYDFIVLGFWVKRENADQKAQGYMGTIKGKKVALFATLGAEPDSSHAQKSMLNAKKLLDSDNKIMGEFICRGKIDPKVTESLMKLAADNPHAMTQERLAHHKASSNHPNMEDLQNARKAFKEILRRKN, from the coding sequence ATGAAATCAATGATTGTTTATTCCAGTAAGACCGGAAATACAAAAAAAGTTGCTGAGGCAATTTTTGATGTAATGCCCATGGGAACGGATATTTTTGCTGTGGAGGATGCGCCGTTACCGGATGGCTATGATTTTATAGTATTAGGTTTTTGGGTAAAAAGGGAAAATGCTGATCAGAAAGCCCAGGGTTACATGGGTACTATTAAAGGCAAGAAAGTGGCTTTATTTGCTACCCTGGGTGCTGAACCGGATTCATCCCATGCCCAAAAAAGCATGCTGAATGCAAAAAAATTGCTGGATTCGGATAATAAAATCATGGGAGAATTTATTTGCCGAGGGAAAATTGATCCCAAAGTAACAGAATCGTTAATGAAACTGGCTGCTGATAATCCTCACGCTATGACTCAGGAGCGTTTAGCTCATCACAAGGCAAGCAGTAATCACCCAAATATGGAAGATTTACAGAACGCTCGAAAAGCATTTAAGGAAATACTAAGACGAAAAAACTGA
- a CDS encoding nitrogenase component 1, with translation MQQLYKYFPLPSDRMGVLWTLAPIKDACILEYGPAGTTHYAVEGLMQLNTELKARLYTTHIDENDIIMGDSSRLKVTIKEIDQQYKPPVIFVLASTISSVVGIDILSICQDFQPEVSAKLICFTGGGFRGDYTHGIQEVLTILAEKIVKEPQEKIKGTYNIIGSNIDCFNFASDIQEIQNIMSEGFGCTLHTVFSAKTSVTEIEEASKAEFNLVIRSEGIDCAKILASKFRIPYAAGAPYGVHGTYKWIKTIESAFSIKANDIFFARQAEKAQKNLFKFNHAAFIYENLTGILSGNLDFVLDILPLLRNEMMLDIKKIFVNHKDYGMGRKIPEQLKEKVLFNCDEEEKNQMIKEANPSLLVGDGVLLELGAHIPMQVQVANPNINHVIKIYEHTPFMGFNGAIYLTEVLLNQLQANRKKLQART, from the coding sequence ATGCAGCAGTTGTATAAATATTTTCCCCTTCCGTCAGACAGAATGGGAGTGCTGTGGACGTTGGCACCCATAAAAGATGCTTGTATTTTGGAATATGGTCCGGCGGGCACCACCCATTACGCGGTAGAAGGGCTGATGCAGTTGAATACAGAGTTGAAAGCCAGGCTTTATACAACTCATATTGATGAAAACGATATTATTATGGGAGACAGTTCCCGCCTGAAGGTGACTATTAAAGAGATAGATCAACAGTATAAACCGCCGGTAATCTTTGTTCTTGCTTCCACAATTTCTTCTGTTGTGGGGATTGATATTTTGAGTATCTGTCAGGATTTTCAGCCTGAGGTAAGTGCAAAGCTTATCTGTTTTACCGGTGGTGGTTTTCGGGGAGATTATACGCATGGTATTCAGGAAGTGCTTACTATATTAGCTGAAAAAATTGTTAAAGAACCGCAGGAAAAAATAAAGGGTACCTATAACATCATTGGCAGCAATATCGACTGTTTCAACTTTGCCTCTGATATTCAGGAAATTCAGAATATCATGTCTGAAGGTTTTGGCTGCACTCTCCATACGGTATTTAGTGCTAAAACTTCTGTTACAGAAATCGAAGAAGCCTCTAAGGCCGAGTTTAATCTGGTGATTCGTTCGGAAGGGATTGATTGTGCAAAAATTCTTGCAAGTAAATTCCGAATACCTTATGCAGCAGGAGCTCCCTATGGCGTTCACGGTACATATAAGTGGATTAAAACTATTGAATCTGCGTTCTCAATCAAAGCAAATGATATTTTTTTTGCCCGACAGGCTGAGAAAGCCCAAAAGAATTTGTTTAAATTCAACCACGCTGCATTCATCTATGAGAATCTTACAGGGATCCTTTCTGGAAACCTAGATTTTGTCCTGGATATTTTACCGTTACTTAGGAATGAAATGATGCTGGACATCAAGAAGATTTTTGTCAATCATAAAGATTATGGTATGGGGCGCAAAATTCCGGAACAACTTAAAGAAAAGGTGCTTTTTAACTGTGATGAGGAAGAAAAAAACCAAATGATTAAGGAAGCTAACCCCTCTCTTTTGGTAGGAGATGGTGTGCTCTTAGAATTGGGTGCCCACATTCCCATGCAGGTGCAGGTGGCAAACCCCAATATTAATCACGTGATTAAAATCTATGAACATACTCCATTTATGGGGTTCAACGGAGCAATTTATTTAACGGAAGTGCTGCTGAACCAACTACAAGCTAACCGAAAAAAACTTCAGGCTAGAACATGA
- a CDS encoding nitrogenase component 1 yields the protein MAEFQILESLNRVSKINTAKDIKQLSHAQFPGTHCPLFGVALTAGYINGLFALVVGTDECSYYTKSFIIDRKNGTEGLSDNFLSFAVNQDDVVFGCHDKLQETVIKIDQQYRPKAILLVTTCILEVIGEDLKALIYSVKEKVQAKLVLVKTEHFKCNSHIPGIERTLEALVQLMEEQPVKERTINLLGHRYNGAEETELVKLLQSRGVQIHTVLPSRCSIDLIKTSPSAALNIVTDFTALTLAEKIEKKFGTPYVYFDKYLNLSRIEQGYLAVAEKLGLNLSSEIKHMKEQAVKAQEKYQALLKGKSFIYANTPLLAFEFCGFLTGLGMKPILIQARDLYVNDDRYLQEILEFGQDPYVSRIANIAPLQALYGQLSPDFYIGHENPMLLMEKGIVQVVLDGVAKKLGFEVPVLVMKTLADSLYKFKFMAEGGGHHAAVV from the coding sequence ATGGCTGAATTTCAAATACTTGAATCTTTAAACCGTGTTTCTAAAATTAACACGGCAAAAGATATAAAACAGCTTTCCCATGCCCAGTTTCCAGGAACCCACTGCCCATTATTCGGCGTGGCCCTGACTGCGGGGTATATCAATGGCCTGTTTGCCCTTGTGGTAGGTACAGATGAGTGCTCCTACTACACAAAAAGCTTTATTATTGACCGTAAAAACGGTACGGAAGGATTAAGTGACAATTTTTTAAGTTTTGCTGTTAACCAGGACGATGTTGTTTTTGGCTGCCATGATAAACTACAGGAAACAGTAATCAAAATTGATCAGCAGTATAGGCCAAAGGCGATTCTACTGGTAACAACCTGCATTCTGGAAGTGATTGGTGAGGACCTGAAAGCGTTAATCTATTCCGTTAAGGAGAAGGTTCAGGCAAAGCTGGTCCTGGTTAAGACAGAGCATTTCAAATGTAACAGCCATATTCCGGGTATTGAAAGGACACTGGAAGCATTGGTTCAGTTGATGGAAGAACAACCGGTTAAAGAGAGGACTATTAATCTCTTGGGTCACCGTTACAATGGAGCGGAAGAGACAGAATTAGTAAAGTTACTGCAAAGTAGAGGAGTTCAAATACATACGGTGCTTCCTTCCAGGTGCAGTATTGATCTGATAAAAACTTCGCCTTCTGCAGCCCTAAATATTGTCACTGATTTTACCGCACTGACTCTGGCAGAAAAAATTGAAAAAAAATTTGGCACCCCTTATGTATATTTTGACAAATACCTTAACTTAAGTAGAATTGAACAGGGGTACCTGGCGGTGGCAGAAAAGCTTGGACTAAACCTATCTTCGGAGATAAAGCATATGAAGGAGCAGGCGGTAAAGGCACAAGAGAAGTATCAGGCCTTATTAAAAGGTAAAAGTTTTATTTACGCCAACACCCCCTTGTTAGCCTTTGAATTCTGCGGATTTTTAACTGGTTTGGGGATGAAACCGATTCTGATTCAGGCCAGGGATTTGTATGTAAATGATGATCGGTATTTACAGGAAATTCTGGAGTTTGGTCAGGATCCCTATGTGTCCCGTATTGCCAATATTGCTCCACTGCAGGCATTGTATGGTCAACTTTCTCCTGATTTCTATATCGGGCACGAAAACCCCATGCTGTTAATGGAAAAGGGAATTGTGCAGGTGGTTCTAGATGGCGTAGCGAAGAAGCTGGGGTTTGAAGTGCCGGTTCTGGTGATGAAGACATTGGCTGATTCTCTGTATAAATTTAAGTTTATGGCAGAAGGAGGCGGGCATCATGCAGCAGTTGTATAA
- a CDS encoding ABC transporter ATP-binding protein produces MILVSNLKIGYDDKIVVNEFGFEISQGEIVSLIGPNGSGKSTVLKVISRLMNKMEGLVHLDGSDIHSLPTKEVAKKLSILSQYNVSPPDFTVEELVGYGRMPHRKWYEQKSKEDEDIIKWAIQQTKLESLADRLINSLSGGEKQRTWIAMALAQKTKVLLLDEPTTYLDISHQIEVMELIVRLNKEFGMTVIMVLHDLNQAVRYSHRLMVIKNGRLVTEGAPIHVLTKEMLRDVYNVEAEIAIDKHMGKPVFFPIGLACISA; encoded by the coding sequence ATGATTTTAGTTTCCAATCTAAAAATCGGATATGACGATAAAATAGTGGTAAATGAATTTGGTTTTGAGATAAGCCAGGGTGAAATTGTTTCCTTAATTGGGCCCAATGGTTCTGGCAAGTCAACGGTATTAAAGGTCATTTCCCGTTTAATGAATAAGATGGAGGGGCTTGTTCATTTGGATGGCAGTGATATTCATAGTTTGCCTACAAAAGAGGTAGCCAAAAAACTCTCTATCCTTTCACAGTATAATGTAAGCCCACCTGATTTTACCGTGGAGGAGCTGGTTGGATACGGAAGAATGCCCCATCGTAAGTGGTATGAGCAAAAGAGCAAAGAGGATGAAGATATTATTAAATGGGCAATTCAACAGACGAAACTAGAAAGTCTGGCTGACAGGCTTATTAACAGTTTATCCGGTGGAGAGAAGCAGCGAACATGGATTGCTATGGCTCTTGCCCAAAAAACCAAAGTTTTGCTTTTAGATGAGCCCACTACTTACCTGGACATCAGCCACCAGATTGAAGTTATGGAGCTCATTGTAAGGCTAAATAAAGAGTTTGGCATGACCGTTATAATGGTATTACACGATTTAAATCAAGCGGTACGATACAGCCATAGACTTATGGTAATAAAAAACGGCCGGCTGGTTACTGAAGGTGCTCCTATTCATGTATTAACCAAAGAAATGCTCAGGGATGTTTATAATGTGGAAGCTGAAATTGCAATAGACAAACATATGGGGAAGCCTGTTTTTTTCCCTATTGGTCTTGCCTGTATAAGTGCTTAA
- a CDS encoding FecCD family ABC transporter permease yields the protein MFKRTVIFISSIILLVLACILSVRFGSVNYSTSEIFSVIRSQQSSSVSTVIMNIRIPRTIIALLVGSNLAMSGALLQSVMRNPLADPGLTGVSAGGGLAAVMIMLAFPELTGYVPIAAFIGGIVAAFMVYTLAWKQGIDPIRIILAGVAVNAILGGGISLLSILYSDRIQGVLMWLNGSVAGKSWYHVETLVPYSIVGSIAAILCINTANVLLLGDDAAKNLGIRVSFARGILSLVAAYLAGISVAVVGLIGFLGLVVPHIARLLVGTDYRYMLPISAILGGTLLVLADTGARAVFSSIELPVGILMAIIGGPFFLYLLRRGGAYRV from the coding sequence TTGTTTAAGCGGACGGTTATATTTATCAGCAGTATAATCCTTTTAGTTTTGGCCTGCATTTTATCGGTTCGATTCGGAAGTGTAAACTATTCTACTTCTGAAATATTTTCCGTCATTAGAAGTCAGCAGTCCTCATCAGTCAGTACGGTTATTATGAATATTCGAATACCCAGAACCATAATTGCCCTTCTTGTGGGTTCTAATCTGGCCATGTCTGGGGCTTTGCTGCAGTCAGTTATGCGAAATCCATTGGCGGATCCCGGTTTGACAGGGGTATCGGCCGGGGGTGGGTTAGCTGCAGTGATGATTATGCTGGCTTTTCCAGAGTTAACTGGTTATGTCCCCATTGCAGCTTTTATCGGAGGCATTGTGGCGGCTTTTATGGTTTACACCCTGGCCTGGAAACAGGGAATCGATCCTATCCGGATTATTCTGGCCGGTGTTGCTGTAAATGCTATATTGGGCGGGGGGATATCTCTTTTATCCATTTTATACAGTGATAGAATACAAGGTGTATTAATGTGGTTAAATGGTTCTGTAGCTGGTAAAAGCTGGTACCATGTAGAAACCTTGGTGCCATATAGTATTGTGGGCTCGATTGCAGCGATACTGTGCATTAATACTGCCAATGTTCTGTTGTTGGGTGATGACGCAGCCAAAAATCTGGGGATAAGAGTGAGTTTTGCCCGGGGGATACTGTCCCTGGTTGCAGCCTATTTGGCAGGTATTTCTGTAGCTGTTGTGGGTTTAATTGGTTTTTTGGGGTTAGTGGTCCCTCATATTGCCAGGCTATTAGTGGGGACTGATTATCGCTATATGCTGCCTATCAGTGCAATTCTCGGAGGAACCCTGCTGGTATTAGCAGATACCGGAGCCAGGGCAGTTTTTAGCTCCATAGAACTTCCTGTAGGCATTCTTATGGCTATCATTGGCGGACCATTTTTCCTTTACTTATTAAGAAGAGGAGGGGCTTATAGAGTATGA
- a CDS encoding ABC transporter substrate-binding protein, whose amino-acid sequence MANKYVLVCCFIIIAMFLLGGCQGTTLQPELGVNSDNTMFRLVESDGTEFVRDTIPERIIVISFPTAEIMDRLGIELVGVTKTTRELPDNLAGLPTVGFPMEPDIEVITALEPDLVIISSDFKDTHKDKMVQNNLPVYFLDNQSYEDTFNSIELLGKAFGKEETAGQLIKEMKEREKEIVNSVKGKPSPKVLILFGTGESFMMGTETSYPGGLVKMLGGQNVTQGVNIPLESGYIPLSIEQVVELNPDIILRVAHASPEHTQALYEYEFSRNPIWDSVAAHQNNRVYDLPQNLFFANAGLYVVDALEYLVEILYL is encoded by the coding sequence ATGGCTAATAAGTATGTTTTAGTCTGCTGTTTTATAATTATAGCTATGTTTCTATTGGGTGGGTGCCAGGGAACTACTTTGCAGCCTGAGTTGGGTGTTAACTCAGATAACACAATGTTCAGGTTAGTTGAATCAGACGGAACTGAATTTGTTAGAGATACTATACCTGAACGAATCATTGTAATTTCCTTTCCTACAGCAGAAATTATGGATCGATTGGGGATTGAACTGGTAGGCGTAACTAAAACAACCCGTGAACTTCCAGATAATTTGGCCGGTTTACCAACCGTAGGCTTTCCAATGGAGCCCGATATTGAAGTGATAACAGCGCTGGAACCTGACCTGGTTATTATATCTTCAGATTTTAAGGACACTCATAAAGATAAAATGGTTCAGAACAATTTACCGGTATACTTTCTGGATAATCAATCCTATGAAGATACTTTCAACAGTATTGAATTGCTGGGGAAAGCTTTTGGTAAAGAAGAAACGGCAGGTCAATTGATAAAAGAAATGAAAGAAAGAGAAAAAGAAATTGTAAACTCAGTAAAGGGTAAACCTTCGCCTAAGGTACTCATTTTATTTGGTACCGGTGAATCCTTTATGATGGGGACAGAAACTTCATATCCTGGAGGTTTGGTTAAAATGCTGGGGGGGCAAAATGTTACCCAGGGGGTTAATATCCCTCTGGAGTCCGGTTACATCCCCTTAAGTATTGAGCAGGTGGTTGAGTTGAATCCGGATATTATTTTACGAGTTGCTCATGCTTCACCTGAACATACACAGGCACTTTATGAGTATGAGTTTTCCAGAAATCCAATCTGGGATTCTGTTGCAGCTCATCAAAACAACCGGGTATATGATCTACCGCAAAATTTATTTTTTGCCAATGCAGGTTTGTATGTTGTTGACGCGCTGGAATACTTAGTAGAAATATTGTACTTATGA
- a CDS encoding nucleotide-binding protein, which translates to MKKIAIYGKGGIGKSTTTSNLSAALSVSGLQVMQIGCDPKADSTKNLMRGQMVPTVLNSIKLKKEDICLEDIVFKGFNDILCVEAGGPTPGIGCAGRGIITAFEKLEELKAFETYLPDVVIYDVLGDVVCGGFAMPLRNGYAEEVYIVTSGELMSLYAAANISTAVNQFRSKGYASLRGLILNAKGVENEREIVQKAADDMNSTVIQYIPRDGQIQKAENIGYTVVEAFPESEMTCKYLELAKKIVNEKKQAQACN; encoded by the coding sequence ATGAAAAAAATTGCGATTTATGGTAAGGGAGGCATAGGTAAGTCTACAACTACGTCAAACCTGTCTGCCGCTTTATCTGTTTCAGGTCTGCAGGTTATGCAAATTGGTTGTGACCCAAAAGCTGATTCCACAAAAAACTTAATGAGGGGACAAATGGTTCCGACAGTTTTAAATAGCATCAAATTGAAAAAAGAAGATATTTGCCTTGAGGACATTGTTTTTAAGGGTTTTAATGACATTCTATGCGTTGAGGCAGGAGGGCCTACTCCTGGGATCGGTTGTGCCGGCAGAGGAATTATTACTGCTTTTGAAAAGCTGGAGGAGTTAAAAGCATTTGAAACATACTTACCGGATGTGGTAATTTATGATGTTTTAGGTGACGTGGTGTGTGGAGGTTTTGCTATGCCTCTTCGAAACGGTTATGCGGAGGAGGTTTATATTGTAACTTCGGGGGAATTGATGTCACTTTATGCCGCAGCAAATATTTCCACGGCAGTTAATCAATTTAGAAGTAAAGGATATGCTTCCTTAAGAGGCCTTATTTTAAATGCTAAAGGGGTTGAAAATGAAAGAGAAATTGTACAAAAGGCCGCAGATGATATGAATTCCACTGTTATTCAATATATACCTCGAGACGGGCAAATACAAAAAGCTGAGAATATCGGATACACGGTTGTGGAAGCATTTCCTGAATCTGAAATGACCTGTAAGTATTTAGAACTTGCTAAAAAAATTGTGAATGAAAAGAAGCAAGCCCAAGCCTGCAATTGA
- the srtB gene encoding class B sortase encodes MKKALAVVWVSLLIATIYGVSTYYFDSVSNKRLYEEVKMQYYEGISQEDNVEKSAVVISNDENSSAIMDRYLFIMEENQDIVGWITIPETRINYPVVKIDNNDFYLDHNINKKPAKAGAIFMDFRNEGKGEDLHTVLYGHNMKDGSMFKDLLNYSNESFLNQYGIIRFDTLYEEIEWEIFSVYVTDTDFYYIETEFASGDDYLLFLKGISERSLFKTDIHPSVDNVILTLSTCSYDFEDARFVVHARRI; translated from the coding sequence ATGAAGAAAGCGTTAGCTGTTGTTTGGGTTTCTTTATTGATTGCCACAATCTATGGGGTGTCCACATATTACTTTGATAGTGTTAGCAATAAGAGATTATATGAAGAAGTAAAAATGCAATATTATGAGGGGATATCTCAGGAAGATAATGTAGAAAAGAGTGCAGTGGTCATTTCTAATGATGAAAATAGTTCTGCCATTATGGATAGGTATCTTTTTATAATGGAAGAGAATCAGGATATTGTCGGTTGGATTACTATACCTGAAACCAGAATCAATTATCCGGTGGTAAAAATAGATAACAATGATTTTTATTTAGACCACAATATCAATAAAAAGCCTGCCAAAGCAGGAGCTATATTTATGGATTTTAGAAATGAGGGCAAGGGTGAAGATTTGCATACCGTTTTATATGGACACAACATGAAAGATGGATCTATGTTTAAAGACCTTTTGAACTATTCAAATGAAAGCTTTCTAAATCAATACGGAATCATAAGGTTTGATACTCTGTATGAAGAGATTGAATGGGAAATTTTTTCTGTATATGTGACGGATACAGATTTTTATTATATTGAGACGGAGTTTGCTTCCGGTGATGATTATTTGCTCTTTTTAAAGGGTATCAGCGAAAGATCTTTGTTCAAAACAGATATCCATCCCTCAGTGGATAACGTAATATTGACTCTTTCCACCTGCAGCTATGATTTTGAAGATGCTCGATTTGTTGTCCATGCCCGAAGAATTTAA
- a CDS encoding NEAT domain-containing protein, which produces MKRLFRKSYSIILVLLILFIFIPVISASSIVDPKNLEDGKYEINIWAMRADNENVSSADSDLLKPSQLEVINSKLYAYITMQRADVISDFSYQNSSGDFILAEVIEENLEGESKTRTYKLPLTDLDSTTLVRVKIDRGPVMGPMTVDFRLVTDNDTLVLLELTPKPEDPASEEIEDGTYHLQAMFMHETLDQPSMANGNLVNPVTLEIKEGKIFTIFTMTGADGMTDLQVKVNSFVPVEIISEDAAANSKTYKLEVVDFDTPVTLQAHIPVIDMTVKFRMIFDLDTLVSVAPGTPHNPAIPVDANTPVTGTPNDSIYDTSNKPVEGTPSEGDNNNNNQVKIPKTGDSASFKMVIIIWGLAMVTMVKYVIRKSEALNS; this is translated from the coding sequence ATGAAAAGATTATTTAGAAAGTCGTATTCTATCATTCTTGTTTTACTTATACTATTTATATTTATCCCGGTAATTTCTGCGTCCTCAATAGTAGATCCTAAAAACCTTGAAGATGGTAAATATGAAATTAATATATGGGCTATGCGTGCAGATAATGAAAATGTTTCAAGTGCGGATAGTGATTTATTAAAGCCATCACAATTGGAGGTTATTAACAGTAAATTATATGCGTATATCACAATGCAGCGTGCTGATGTTATATCTGATTTCAGTTACCAAAACAGTTCCGGAGATTTTATTTTGGCGGAGGTTATTGAGGAGAACTTAGAGGGGGAGAGTAAGACAAGAACCTACAAGCTGCCTCTTACAGATCTTGACAGCACAACCCTTGTACGGGTGAAAATTGATAGAGGCCCTGTGATGGGCCCTATGACGGTAGATTTTAGACTGGTGACAGACAATGACACGTTAGTTTTATTAGAACTGACACCTAAACCAGAAGATCCAGCTTCGGAAGAGATAGAAGACGGAACATATCACCTTCAGGCAATGTTTATGCATGAGACATTAGACCAACCGTCAATGGCCAATGGAAATTTAGTTAACCCGGTTACGTTGGAAATAAAAGAGGGGAAAATATTCACTATTTTTACCATGACCGGAGCCGATGGCATGACAGATTTACAGGTTAAAGTTAACTCCTTTGTGCCAGTGGAGATAATTTCTGAAGATGCCGCAGCCAATAGTAAAACCTATAAGCTGGAAGTAGTAGATTTTGATACTCCAGTTACGTTACAAGCACATATTCCCGTTATCGACATGACTGTCAAGTTTAGAATGATATTTGATCTGGATACACTGGTAAGTGTGGCGCCGGGAACACCACATAACCCGGCCATACCGGTAGATGCAAATACCCCGGTAACGGGAACACCAAATGATTCAATCTATGATACATCAAATAAACCTGTAGAGGGAACACCTTCAGAGGGTGATAACAACAATAATAATCAGGTCAAAATCCCCAAAACAGGGGATAGCGCTTCTTTTAAGATGGTCATAATCATATGGGGTTTAGCCATGGTTACTATGGTAAAATATGTAATACGAAAAAGTGAAGCTTTAAATAGCTAA